The Fimbriimonadaceae bacterium nucleotide sequence CTGCAAACCCAGACCCGCCATCAGAACCAACGCGAGCCCTGCATGACAAGCAACGACCCGACTTCCCAAGTTTCCCAATCTCCTCATAATTTTCACCACTACAAAGACAGTGTCATGAGTGGTCCAAAGTGTTTAGTCTTTCTCAAAAACTCTACGGGGAGCTCAAATGAAAGACCAGGTTTCCACCTGGCAATCCGTCACCCGAGGGGAACGATCCGGTGTACTCGCCGTCGAGCGCCATCCCGTTGTCGGTCGCGATTAGGGAGTCATAAGCCGTGATCTCGATATTGGCCGGTCCAAAATACGGAACGGTCATCTGCAATACACCTCCAACTTCGTCGTACTTGAGTTTGAAGCCCATCTCTTCGCCGTTGAACAATATTTTGAAGTCTGCCCTTGTCGGCGAAATTGCCTTCAAAATCTTCATCGTAATCTTCTTCTGACCGATCTGATTCTCTACGCTGATATCGACGATCTTAGGAGGCCCCTCAGTGTAGGAGGTTGTTCCGGTCGAGGTCGTCAAAATCCAACCATCAGGATCAACACCCATTCCGGTTGGCGTTACGTTTGCTGGCAGTTGAAATGCATACCACTGTGTCCTTGCCGTGTTCCATAACGATCGTGTGAAAGTCTGTGAATTGACGGTGTATCGGAAGTCCACTGGCATCGTGTAAGTCGGATAGCTAGCGCTTTGGTTTTGCACGAGCTTCACAAGCAGGTAGGGAACGGTGTCCACCAACACAACTTTAGTGCCGTATTGGTAAGCCGCAGCACCGTTCTGAAAAACCCAAGGCTGGAAGAACCAATCCAAGTCTTGCCCGTAGGAATCCTCGACAGCTTGAATGAAGTCATCGGTGATGGCGGAGTCGTACTCGAATCGGTTGCGATAGTTCGCAAGTGCGGCAAAGAATGCGGAATCACCGAGAATCTTGCGGAGCATGTGCAGCACCCAGCCACCCTTGCGGTAGGAAAAGCTTGTACTAAAGATTCGGCTTTCGCTGGTGATGTCGTAGCAATAGACGCTTCCGTTGACGCTGCTTGGTTTTCGCGCCTGCATCGCGCTCTTGAGCGCGGCAAACCCGCTTGATCCGGGCTTGTTCTCAAGCCAAAGCGCTTCGCTGTACGTTGCAAAACCTTCGTTGAGCCAGATGTCGTGCCAAGTCTTGCACGTCACCATGTCGCCCCACCATTGGTGGCCCAGTTCGTGGGCCGTCACCGACTCGCTAAATGTTCCCTGCCCGGTCATTGTCTGGTGCTCCATACCGCCACCAAACGTGAACTGATAAATGCCGTACTTCTCGTTGATAAACGGATACAGCCCAAAGAGCGGCTTGAACGTGGCAAGCATTTGCACCGTTTGATTCCATGCCGTCCGATTGCTAGAGGTGTCGTTCTCGGGATAGATAAAGAATTCGAGCGGCATTGTGCCGCCTGTGTGCGTATAGCTGTTGGTCCAGGTGTTGTAATTCGTTGCAGCGAAACACAACAGATAGGGTGCCATGGGATAGCCCGTGCGATAGCGATAGCGTAGCTTGCTGCCAGGCATCGCGTCGATACCTTGGCGAACTCCGTTTGCGGCAACGACGAGGGGGCTTGGAACCGTAACCCAAATATCAAACGTCGCCTTATCGCTGTTTTCATCCTTGACTGGCCACCATGTGTGCGAATGCCAAGGCTCAGAAAGCGTCGAAACATAGGCCGCACCGCTAGACCGTGTGCCAAAGACGATAGAGCCAAAACCTGACCCGCTTGGCGCGACTCCGCCGTAGTTGATCTTAACGGTGAAGGTGTCGTTGCTATTGACGATCCGTGAGCTGATCGTCAAGCGAACGGTATTCACATCCAACCTTGTAAATGCGTTGGAAACGCCATCGACAAGGATCGAAGAGATCGAATAATTGTTGATCAGTCGAAACTCGAAGGTCGTGAGATTGTCAACGTTCGAGCGAATTGTCATCGTGTTCGAGCCGATGATCGTCTTTGTCGAGAGCGTTACGTCAATGTCGAGAAAGCAATGCAGAACATCGGTATCCGATGCCGCCGCGAGTTTTGGGGGTGTGGGCGGGATCGGCTTTTTTGCACCCTGTCTGAACTGTTGACGCAGTTCCGATGAATGCGAACAAGATTCAAGAAATCGAAGATGGACGACAGCCGCACTGGCTACGCTTGAGGATAGGGACAGCGCGATGAGCGCGCCGAAAAGCATGGTTTTTTTCATGGACATCGTTATCCCACAAGAATCAAAGACGAGGTCCTCCTATTGTAACGTTCTCAGACAATTTCCGCGAGGTTGAGATACCGGGTTTTCGCGTTGAATAAACTACGGCCATGCCCCACACGAGCGTCGTAATCCGCCCCATCTTGGATTCCGATTGTTTGGAACAACTCACCCAGCTGCTTCACCAAGCGTATGCGATTCGCCTGGAGGAGGGGTTTCGGTTCTTCGCCACTCATCAAGATGTAGAGGTCACCCGAGAGCGCGTTCAGCAAGGGCACTGCGTCGTCGCCGACTTAGAATCCAAGATCGTCGGTACGGCGACGATCCGACCACTCAAACCCGATGATCGCGTCGAGTACTACCGCCGCTCGGATGCCTGGAGCTTCGGTCAATTTGGAGTGCTGCCGGAGTATCGGGGGCAAGGGATTGGCAAACGGCTCTATGATGCTTGCGAAAAGTACGCTCAGGCTAACGGGGCCAAAGAGATTGGGCTGGACACGCCCGAGCATGCTCACAATCTGATTGCGATGTATAACGCTTGGGGGTTTGAGATCGTAGGGGAGTTTGACTATCCGCACACGAATTACAAGAGCGTGATCATGGGAAAGCGTGTCTGGATTGATGACTGATGAATCTGGTGAGGGATCTGTGAATCGCGATCAGTAACCTGCATCCGGCAATTCAAAATCCAAAATCGGCAATCTAAAATCCAAAATGCGATTCCTTCTCGCCTTCGACAAATTCCGCGGATCGATGACCGCCATCGAAGCGTGTCAAGCCGCCGCGGAAGGGCTTGCGGAGGTCGGGATAGAGTCGATTCAGTGCCCTCTATCGGATGGTGGAGACGGCTTCGTCGAAACCGTGGCCGTGGCCTGCGAGGGGTCATTGGAGACTGTCAAGGTTCTGGGGCCGCAGCGCGACCCGGTAGTGGCAAGGGTTTTCTTCGCAGATCCTGGCCCGAAGGCCATCATTGAGTCGGCTCACGCGTGTGGTTTATCTCTTCTTTCTCCGGAGGAAAGAAACCCGGAACTGACAACCACTTACGGCGTCGGGCAGCTCATCCAATACTGCGATCAAAAGCCCTGCACGATGATCCTGATGGGTATAGGTGGATCGGCAACCAACGATGGAGGAGCGGGGATGCTGGCTGCGTTGGGGTGGCAATTCTTCGATGAGGATGGAAAGACCTTTGTGCCGACCGGCGCTACGCTGCATAAGATCGCAAAGATTGAGAAAGGTCCACTTCTATCCACGCCAATCACAGTGGCCTCTGATGTCACGAATCCTCTCTGTGGTCCCCAGGGAGCTGCCTACGTTTTCGCAAGACAAAAGGGTGCCGACGACGCGATGATCGAGCGGCTTGATGCAGGATTGCGCCACTTCGCCGAGAAGATGCACGAGGCCACCGGATTCGATTACTCGCTTGCGGCCGGCGCTGGCGCGGCGGGCGGATTAGGCTTTGGGCTGATGTTCCTTGGTGGCGAAACTCGGTCAGGCGCGGAGATCGTGATGAAGCTTGTGAACTTTCCGATTCGCCTCACGAAATGCGATGTCTGCATCACTGGCGAAGGTTCGTTCGATGCGCAATCGGGGATGGGCAAGCTGCCAATGGTTGTGGCGGAGCACTGTAGACAGTCAGGAGTGCCTTGCTATCTTCTGGCAGGTGTAGTGCAGTCTGGCTCCTCGGAGTTGCCTTTTGCTGAAATACAGTCGATCAATACACCAGGGGAATCGCTTGAGCATTCGTTGAAGAATGCGAAGGATAATATGCGGCGGTCAGCTCGGGAGTTGGGTCTGAGGTTGTTGGAGGTGTCATCGTAACGGGCTATGGATATCTGCTTACGCGTGTGGCCAGGGCTTGAACTCTTCCATAGTTCTCGTGGTGGAACAAACCAACTTTCCTGGCAATCCCTCGCCTCCGTCTGGAATGATCTAACAACTCACCACCGATAGCAGATCGCCGATCGCTGAATGCTGATTGCCAAATAGAACATGAACATCGTAGTTTTGGACGGATATACACTGAACCCCGGCGACCTTTCTTGGAAAGGTCTTTCCCAGCTTGGCAGCCTCACCGTCCACGACCGCACCCCCGCCGATGCGATCTTAGAGCGATCCTTGGAAGCCGATGTTCTGTTCACAAACAAGACTCCACTCACGTCCGAGACCCTCGCGCTGCTCCCCAAGCTCAAATATATTGGCGTCCTTGCCACAGGCTATAACGTCGTGGATGTTCAGGCAGCCCGAGCGAGGGGGATTCCCGTCACCAATGTCCCCGAATACGGCACGCACGCGGTCGCTCAGGCGACCTTTGCCCTGATTCTCGAACTTACGAACCGGGTGGGTTACTATAGTCAAACAGTACGAGATGGGAGATGGGCAAATTCTGAAGATTGGTGCTACTACGATGGTCCGATCCTTGAGTTAAGCGGCCTCACTTTGGGGGTCATAGGGATGGGAAGGATTGGCTCTGCAGTTGGGCGGATGGGGCACGCTTTTGGGATGACCGTCACCTACTCATCGCGGACAGTCGCAAGTGGTCTTGACTTTCCCGCCGAACACGTCTCGTTTGAGAAGCTACTTCACGAATCGGATGTCATCAGTCTCCATTGCCCGCTGACCGAAAGCAATAAGGGCATGATCAACGTCGAGCGCATCGCCTTCATGAAGCCAAGCGCTCTGCTCATCAATACCAGTCGAGGACCACTGATTGACCAAAACGATCTGGCCTCGGCGCTTAATGCGGGCAAGATTGCCGGTGCAGCATTGGACGTGCTTTCTGTCGAGCCACCCCCTGCCGACAATCCCCTGCTCACCGCAAAGAACTGCATCATCACACCGCATATTGCATGGGCAGCGAGGACA carries:
- a CDS encoding D-2-hydroxyacid dehydrogenase, which translates into the protein MNIVVLDGYTLNPGDLSWKGLSQLGSLTVHDRTPADAILERSLEADVLFTNKTPLTSETLALLPKLKYIGVLATGYNVVDVQAARARGIPVTNVPEYGTHAVAQATFALILELTNRVGYYSQTVRDGRWANSEDWCYYDGPILELSGLTLGVIGMGRIGSAVGRMGHAFGMTVTYSSRTVASGLDFPAEHVSFEKLLHESDVISLHCPLTESNKGMINVERIAFMKPSALLINTSRGPLIDQNDLASALNAGKIAGAALDVLSVEPPPADNPLLTAKNCIITPHIAWAARTARSRLLQTAVNNLQAFLDGSPVNVVK
- a CDS encoding GNAT family N-acetyltransferase, producing MPHTSVVIRPILDSDCLEQLTQLLHQAYAIRLEEGFRFFATHQDVEVTRERVQQGHCVVADLESKIVGTATIRPLKPDDRVEYYRRSDAWSFGQFGVLPEYRGQGIGKRLYDACEKYAQANGAKEIGLDTPEHAHNLIAMYNAWGFEIVGEFDYPHTNYKSVIMGKRVWIDD
- a CDS encoding glycerate kinase; its protein translation is MRFLLAFDKFRGSMTAIEACQAAAEGLAEVGIESIQCPLSDGGDGFVETVAVACEGSLETVKVLGPQRDPVVARVFFADPGPKAIIESAHACGLSLLSPEERNPELTTTYGVGQLIQYCDQKPCTMILMGIGGSATNDGGAGMLAALGWQFFDEDGKTFVPTGATLHKIAKIEKGPLLSTPITVASDVTNPLCGPQGAAYVFARQKGADDAMIERLDAGLRHFAEKMHEATGFDYSLAAGAGAAGGLGFGLMFLGGETRSGAEIVMKLVNFPIRLTKCDVCITGEGSFDAQSGMGKLPMVVAEHCRQSGVPCYLLAGVVQSGSSELPFAEIQSINTPGESLEHSLKNAKDNMRRSARELGLRLLEVSS
- a CDS encoding M1 family metallopeptidase, whose translation is MKKTMLFGALIALSLSSSVASAAVVHLRFLESCSHSSELRQQFRQGAKKPIPPTPPKLAAASDTDVLHCFLDIDVTLSTKTIIGSNTMTIRSNVDNLTTFEFRLINNYSISSILVDGVSNAFTRLDVNTVRLTISSRIVNSNDTFTVKINYGGVAPSGSGFGSIVFGTRSSGAAYVSTLSEPWHSHTWWPVKDENSDKATFDIWVTVPSPLVVAANGVRQGIDAMPGSKLRYRYRTGYPMAPYLLCFAATNYNTWTNSYTHTGGTMPLEFFIYPENDTSSNRTAWNQTVQMLATFKPLFGLYPFINEKYGIYQFTFGGGMEHQTMTGQGTFSESVTAHELGHQWWGDMVTCKTWHDIWLNEGFATYSEALWLENKPGSSGFAALKSAMQARKPSSVNGSVYCYDITSESRIFSTSFSYRKGGWVLHMLRKILGDSAFFAALANYRNRFEYDSAITDDFIQAVEDSYGQDLDWFFQPWVFQNGAAAYQYGTKVVLVDTVPYLLVKLVQNQSASYPTYTMPVDFRYTVNSQTFTRSLWNTARTQWYAFQLPANVTPTGMGVDPDGWILTTSTGTTSYTEGPPKIVDISVENQIGQKKITMKILKAISPTRADFKILFNGEEMGFKLKYDEVGGVLQMTVPYFGPANIEITAYDSLIATDNGMALDGEYTGSFPSGDGLPGGNLVFHLSSP